A window of the Burkholderia sp. 9120 genome harbors these coding sequences:
- a CDS encoding superinfection immunity protein, whose amino-acid sequence MAGNVIVQAVAAVLALALYFLPAILADRRKRHDVLTLALFNACLGWTGFGWLLALYWSLQPNPPKNVAGEVVETRKIVRMKAFSTALLVRVQRRATARDSLKK is encoded by the coding sequence AATGTCATCGTTCAGGCTGTGGCCGCCGTGCTCGCATTGGCGCTGTATTTTCTGCCGGCGATTCTGGCGGATCGTCGCAAGCGTCACGACGTGCTGACGCTGGCGCTCTTCAACGCGTGCCTGGGTTGGACCGGTTTCGGCTGGCTGCTTGCGCTTTACTGGTCGTTGCAACCGAACCCGCCGAAGAACGTCGCCGGCGAGGTGGTCGAGACACGCAAGATCGTGCGGATGAAGGCATTTTCGACCGCGTTGCTGGTGCGCGTGCAACGACGCGCCACCGCACGGGATAGTTTGAAGAAGTAA
- a CDS encoding YodC family protein: protein MLTATIDALQIPPAASFNVGDVVTLKDGGSRMTVTYAGPVALNPGDWLICEWFDEHGELRREMFAPASVRAEPRSIPAGSVQWSRVGRRAA, encoded by the coding sequence ATGCTGACCGCCACCATTGACGCACTTCAGATACCGCCAGCCGCGAGCTTCAACGTCGGCGACGTCGTGACGTTGAAGGACGGCGGCTCGCGCATGACGGTCACCTATGCGGGACCGGTGGCGCTCAATCCCGGCGACTGGCTGATCTGCGAGTGGTTCGACGAACACGGCGAATTGCGCCGCGAGATGTTCGCGCCGGCCAGCGTGCGCGCCGAGCCGCGCTCCATCCCCGCCGGGTCCGTGCAATGGAGCCGGGTGGGGCGCCGGGCCGCCTGA
- a CDS encoding MFS transporter — protein sequence MNCEAIKSAAAATPKQTAPRGERQGLALAVLFVGAFLAPLDYFIVNLALPSIHSGLNATNAQLQLVVSAYASSYAVLLITGGRLGDLYGRRRMFMTGMAAFVIASALCGFATSGHMLVISRIVQGIAAAVMAPQVLATVRAVVPLHRQTKVMSLYGFMFGLSSIVGQLGGGALITYHPFGLDWRIIFLINIPIGIVAFIGTWKFVPENQPATRAGIDLKGVALLSAVLLLIIYPLTHGREAGWPVWTFVMFALAVPVFALFVTTERRVERSGGYPLVDLQLFRNPAFALGLVLAFLFYCNSAFFLTYGIFLQTGLHWTPLASGMAIMPFALGFVAGPLTSPMVVKRIGSHVLTLGFSMMTVGFAITGWASAHSVTPDLPFYLGLVCAGIGNGLLLPSIVRIVLLEVPPEKAGLASGVVSSTLQIGSAFGTAAISGAFFGVIGGHSTATAYAHGFQFSLAINALLMFVCIGLSVLLVRHQQHALRLATQPV from the coding sequence ATGAATTGTGAAGCAATCAAGTCCGCTGCGGCGGCAACCCCGAAGCAAACCGCGCCGCGCGGTGAACGGCAGGGGCTCGCGCTGGCCGTGCTGTTCGTCGGCGCGTTTCTCGCGCCGCTCGACTACTTCATCGTCAATCTCGCGCTGCCGTCGATTCACAGCGGCCTGAACGCCACTAACGCGCAGTTGCAACTTGTGGTGTCCGCGTACGCGTCGTCGTATGCGGTGCTGCTGATCACGGGGGGGCGGCTCGGCGATCTATATGGCCGCCGTCGCATGTTCATGACGGGCATGGCGGCCTTCGTGATCGCTTCCGCGCTGTGCGGCTTCGCCACCAGCGGCCACATGCTGGTGATTTCGCGGATCGTGCAAGGCATCGCCGCCGCGGTGATGGCGCCGCAGGTACTCGCGACGGTGCGCGCGGTGGTGCCGCTGCATCGGCAGACCAAGGTGATGAGCCTGTATGGCTTCATGTTCGGGCTGTCGTCGATCGTCGGGCAACTGGGCGGCGGGGCGCTGATCACGTATCACCCATTCGGACTCGACTGGCGGATCATCTTTCTGATCAACATTCCAATCGGCATCGTGGCGTTCATCGGCACGTGGAAGTTCGTGCCGGAAAATCAGCCGGCCACCCGCGCGGGCATCGACCTGAAGGGCGTGGCCTTGCTCTCCGCGGTGCTGCTGCTGATCATTTACCCGTTGACGCATGGCCGCGAAGCCGGCTGGCCGGTGTGGACCTTCGTGATGTTCGCGCTCGCCGTGCCGGTCTTCGCGCTGTTCGTGACGACCGAGCGGCGGGTGGAGCGCAGCGGCGGTTATCCGCTGGTGGATCTGCAATTGTTCCGCAATCCGGCCTTCGCACTGGGTCTGGTGCTCGCGTTCCTGTTCTATTGCAACAGCGCGTTTTTCCTGACGTACGGGATCTTCCTGCAGACGGGTCTGCACTGGACGCCGCTCGCCTCCGGCATGGCGATCATGCCGTTCGCGCTGGGCTTCGTCGCTGGACCGTTGACGTCGCCGATGGTGGTCAAGCGGATCGGCAGTCACGTGCTGACGCTCGGCTTCTCGATGATGACCGTCGGCTTCGCGATCACCGGCTGGGCCTCCGCCCACTCCGTGACGCCGGATCTGCCGTTCTATCTGGGGCTGGTGTGCGCGGGCATCGGCAACGGTTTGCTGCTGCCGTCGATTGTGCGCATCGTGCTGCTGGAAGTGCCGCCGGAGAAGGCCGGGCTCGCGTCGGGCGTGGTCTCGTCGACCTTGCAGATCGGCTCGGCGTTCGGCACGGCGGCGATCAGCGGCGCGTTCTTTGGTGTGATCGGCGGTCATTCGACGGCCACCGCGTACGCGCATGGCTTCCAGTTCAGCCTCGCGATCAATGCGCTGCTGATGTTCGTATGTATCGGTTTGAGCGTGCTGCTGGTGCGGCATCAGCAACATGCGCTGCGCCTCGCGACACAGCCGGTTTGA
- a CDS encoding TetR/AcrR family transcriptional regulator → MKQSGSPNQSAKKAGAGCPRGRPREFDTNTVLASASQVFWNHGYHATSIDDLCKATGLLRGSLYGVFGDKHGIMLAALDHYAEGSVARLAERLNAPVPAEEALRNALLHYARVACALTGERSCFITNTTLEMQPGDDELRTRVAAIQRRMATLLAASVIRGQASGGFNATLDEKAVGDFLLCVMQGLRVMGRVAHQEDALIKIVDVAMRALV, encoded by the coding sequence ATGAAGCAATCCGGTTCTCCCAATCAATCGGCGAAGAAAGCAGGTGCGGGGTGTCCAAGAGGCCGGCCGCGCGAGTTCGATACCAACACGGTGTTGGCGAGCGCGAGCCAGGTGTTCTGGAACCACGGCTACCACGCCACTTCGATCGACGACCTGTGCAAGGCGACCGGCCTGTTGCGCGGCAGCCTGTACGGCGTATTCGGCGACAAGCACGGCATCATGCTGGCCGCGCTGGATCACTACGCGGAAGGTTCGGTCGCGCGGCTCGCCGAGCGGCTGAACGCGCCGGTCCCGGCTGAGGAAGCGCTGCGCAACGCGTTGCTGCATTACGCGCGGGTTGCCTGCGCATTGACCGGCGAACGTAGCTGCTTCATCACCAACACCACGCTCGAAATGCAACCGGGCGACGACGAGCTGCGCACCCGCGTCGCCGCGATTCAGCGGCGCATGGCGACCTTGCTCGCGGCGTCGGTGATTCGCGGCCAGGCGAGCGGCGGATTCAATGCCACGCTCGACGAAAAAGCCGTCGGCGATTTCCTGCTGTGCGTCATGCAGGGGTTGCGCGTGATGGGCCGCGTCGCCCATCAGGAAGACGCGCTGATAAAAATCGTGGACGTCGCGATGCGTGCGCTCGTCTAA
- a CDS encoding isocitrate lyase/phosphoenolpyruvate mutase family protein: MTTQSDKARQFQSYHAAGEAFIIPNPYDIGTARLLALAGFKALATSSAGYAFTRGLPDNAIGRAQMMLHLAEIAGATDLPVSADLENGFGDAPEDCAETIRQAAAAGVVGGSIEDWTGRDDDPIYSFEAAVERVRAAVEAARALPFPFTLTARAENYLTGRPDLNDTIRRLQAYQEAGADVLYAPGLKTREEITSVVSALDRPVNVLMGLQGVVLSFDELRALGVRRVSVGGSLARAALGAFQRAAHEMREHGTFDFTKEAASGSEMNQLFTAADQKWRKPG, encoded by the coding sequence ATGACAACGCAATCCGACAAAGCACGGCAATTCCAGTCGTATCACGCCGCCGGCGAAGCCTTCATCATCCCCAATCCGTACGACATTGGCACCGCGCGACTGCTCGCGCTGGCCGGCTTCAAAGCGCTCGCTACCAGCAGCGCCGGCTACGCGTTCACACGCGGTTTGCCGGATAACGCGATCGGCCGCGCGCAGATGATGCTGCACCTCGCCGAGATCGCCGGCGCTACCGATTTGCCCGTCAGCGCCGATCTGGAAAACGGCTTCGGCGACGCCCCCGAAGATTGCGCGGAAACCATTCGCCAGGCGGCGGCGGCCGGGGTCGTCGGCGGTTCGATCGAAGATTGGACCGGCCGCGACGACGACCCGATCTATTCGTTCGAGGCCGCCGTGGAGCGCGTGCGCGCCGCGGTCGAAGCCGCTCGCGCGCTGCCGTTCCCGTTCACGCTGACCGCACGCGCCGAAAACTATCTGACCGGCCGTCCCGATCTCAACGATACGATCCGCCGTTTGCAGGCGTATCAGGAAGCCGGCGCGGACGTGTTGTACGCGCCCGGTCTGAAGACGCGCGAAGAAATCACCTCGGTGGTCAGCGCGCTGGACCGGCCGGTCAACGTGTTGATGGGCCTGCAAGGCGTCGTGCTCAGCTTCGACGAATTGCGGGCGCTGGGCGTGCGTCGCGTGAGCGTCGGCGGATCGTTGGCGCGCGCGGCGTTGGGCGCATTCCAGCGCGCGGCGCACGAGATGCGCGAGCACGGCACGTTCGATTTCACGAAAGAAGCGGCCAGCGGGAGTGAGATGAATCAGTTGTTCACGGCGGCGGACCAGAAGTGGCGAAAGCCGGGCTGA
- a CDS encoding OsmC family protein encodes MKRKASAVWQGGLQDGKGSISTDSGVLKETQYSFATRFADGIGTNPEELIAAAHAGCFSMALSAELGKAGITPERIGTTATVTLDKDGGGFSITAVHLDVAVKIPGGDKAAFEKATADAKAGCPVSKVLNATITLDAKLET; translated from the coding sequence ATGAAGCGCAAAGCATCAGCAGTCTGGCAAGGCGGCCTGCAAGACGGTAAGGGCTCGATTTCCACCGACAGCGGCGTCCTCAAGGAAACCCAGTACTCGTTTGCGACCCGCTTCGCGGACGGCATCGGCACGAATCCGGAAGAGCTGATCGCGGCTGCGCATGCGGGGTGTTTCTCGATGGCGCTATCGGCGGAACTGGGCAAGGCCGGCATCACGCCCGAACGGATCGGCACCACGGCCACCGTCACGCTGGATAAAGACGGCGGCGGCTTCTCGATCACCGCCGTGCATCTCGATGTGGCCGTGAAGATTCCCGGCGGCGACAAGGCCGCTTTCGAAAAAGCCACGGCGGATGCCAAGGCGGGTTGCCCGGTTTCCAAAGTCCTGAACGCCACCATCACGCTGGACGCGAAGCTCGAAACCTAA
- a CDS encoding DUF4148 domain-containing protein, producing MKSLISAVVVASALLVPAVSFAQQTNGPVTRAQVRAELVAAQQAGLLNQNDTTYPKTVPQNAVPVAVAEQGSQDVGGTSAGSSAAGAPTSVQQRLFSTYRGQ from the coding sequence ATGAAATCGCTTATTTCCGCTGTGGTCGTTGCATCCGCTCTCCTCGTTCCGGCCGTGTCGTTTGCGCAGCAGACGAATGGCCCGGTGACGCGCGCCCAGGTTCGCGCCGAACTGGTTGCCGCGCAGCAAGCGGGGCTCCTGAACCAGAACGACACCACCTATCCGAAGACCGTGCCGCAAAACGCGGTCCCGGTCGCAGTCGCTGAACAAGGTTCGCAGGATGTGGGCGGGACGAGCGCCGGGTCGTCGGCGGCTGGCGCGCCGACGTCGGTGCAACAACGCCTGTTCTCGACGTATCGCGGGCAGTAA
- a CDS encoding carboxymuconolactone decarboxylase family protein yields the protein MTERLPHFDPSDATPEQKAVLDEILSGPRGNLNGPFLGWIHSPELAQQAQRLGAFCRYRTGLPLRLSELAILVTAARWQAQAEWTIHYPIALEAGVPAADAETIRQGHRPDFADADDALIHDFASELYDTKRVSDATYAKAVERFGHQVVINLVGLLGYYALVAMTLNVFGMRAVGQESLPFDE from the coding sequence ATGACCGAGCGTTTGCCTCACTTCGACCCGTCCGACGCCACCCCCGAACAGAAGGCTGTGCTGGACGAGATTCTGTCCGGTCCGCGCGGCAATCTGAACGGGCCGTTTCTCGGCTGGATTCATAGTCCCGAACTGGCGCAGCAGGCGCAGCGCCTGGGTGCGTTCTGCCGCTACCGGACGGGGTTGCCGCTGCGCCTCTCGGAGCTGGCGATTCTGGTGACTGCCGCGCGCTGGCAGGCGCAGGCGGAGTGGACCATCCACTATCCGATCGCGTTGGAAGCGGGCGTGCCGGCCGCGGATGCCGAGACGATCCGCCAGGGGCATCGCCCGGATTTCGCGGATGCCGACGACGCGCTGATCCACGATTTCGCGAGCGAGCTGTACGACACGAAACGCGTGTCGGACGCGACCTATGCGAAGGCGGTCGAGCGCTTCGGGCATCAGGTGGTGATCAACCTGGTCGGCTTGCTCGGCTACTACGCGCTGGTGGCGATGACGTTGAACGTGTTCGGCATGCGGGCGGTGGGGCAGGAGAGTTTGCCGTTCGACGAATAA
- a CDS encoding aspartate aminotransferase family protein, which translates to MSTVFHRSPKQSLPVAVAGDGIEIIDSTGKRYIDASGGAAVSCLGHSNQRVIDAIKRQSQQLPYAHTSFFTTEAAEELADRLVASAPAGLEHVYFVSGGSEAIEAALKLARQYFVEKGEPQRRHFIARRQSYHGNTLGALAIGGNAWRREPFLPILIEAHHVSPCYAYREQHADETEEAFAQRLADELEQKILELGADSVAAFVAETVVGATAGAVPPVREYFRKIRAVCDRYGVLLILDEIMSGMGRTGYLYACEEDGVAPDLLTIAKGLGAGYQPIGATLVSDRVYQTIVGGSGFFQHGHTYIGHATACAAALEVQRVIADEHLLPNVLARGEQLRGRLREHYAQHPHIGDVRGRGLFVGVELVRDRASKTPFDAGVKLHAAIRREAFARGLMVYPMGGTVDGKIGDHVLLAPPFICTARDIDEIVGRLSDAISGALAAV; encoded by the coding sequence ATGTCCACCGTCTTCCATCGTTCGCCGAAGCAGTCGCTGCCGGTTGCCGTCGCGGGCGACGGCATCGAAATCATCGACTCCACCGGCAAGCGCTATATCGACGCGTCCGGCGGCGCCGCCGTGTCGTGTCTCGGCCACAGCAACCAGCGCGTGATCGACGCGATCAAACGGCAGTCGCAGCAGTTGCCGTACGCGCACACGTCGTTCTTCACGACCGAGGCCGCCGAGGAACTCGCCGACCGTCTGGTCGCGAGCGCGCCCGCCGGGCTCGAGCACGTGTACTTCGTGTCGGGCGGCTCCGAGGCGATCGAGGCCGCGCTGAAACTGGCGCGTCAGTATTTCGTCGAGAAGGGCGAGCCGCAGCGTCGGCATTTCATTGCGCGCCGGCAGAGTTATCACGGCAATACGCTGGGCGCGCTGGCGATTGGCGGCAATGCGTGGCGCCGCGAGCCGTTCCTGCCGATCCTGATCGAGGCGCATCACGTCAGCCCGTGTTACGCGTATCGCGAGCAACACGCCGACGAAACCGAAGAGGCTTTCGCGCAACGTCTCGCCGATGAACTCGAGCAGAAGATCCTCGAACTCGGCGCGGATTCGGTGGCGGCGTTCGTCGCGGAAACGGTGGTGGGCGCAACGGCCGGCGCGGTGCCGCCGGTGCGCGAGTATTTCCGCAAGATTCGCGCGGTGTGCGACCGCTACGGCGTGTTGCTGATACTTGACGAGATCATGTCGGGCATGGGCCGCACAGGCTATCTGTACGCCTGCGAGGAAGACGGCGTGGCGCCGGATCTGCTGACCATCGCCAAGGGTCTCGGCGCGGGGTATCAGCCGATCGGCGCGACCCTGGTGAGCGATCGTGTCTATCAGACGATCGTCGGCGGATCGGGCTTTTTTCAGCACGGGCACACCTATATCGGCCACGCGACCGCCTGCGCCGCCGCGCTCGAAGTGCAGCGCGTGATCGCCGACGAGCACCTGCTGCCGAACGTGCTGGCGCGCGGCGAACAGTTGCGCGGCCGCTTGCGCGAGCACTACGCGCAGCATCCGCATATCGGCGATGTGCGCGGACGAGGACTGTTCGTCGGTGTCGAACTGGTCAGGGACCGCGCGAGCAAAACGCCGTTCGATGCCGGCGTGAAACTGCACGCGGCGATCCGTCGCGAAGCTTTCGCGCGCGGCTTGATGGTGTATCCGATGGGCGGCACGGTCGACGGCAAGATCGGCGATCATGTGCTGCTGGCGCCGCCGTTCATCTGCACGGCACGCGACATCGACGAGATCGTCGGGCGATTGAGCGACGCGATTAGCGGCGCATTGGCCGCCGTGTGA
- a CDS encoding MurR/RpiR family transcriptional regulator has protein sequence MPDSFDQLAALIRARFSELSPQFQMGAGFLLDHPDEVAVSSMRKVAERAQVQPASLVRLSQQLGFPGWNELRNLFVARVRTRPEALTSRARSLVKSKDALAIDLLAAQQHNLAVTAAHNGRAIVEAARLLRRAPHVHVAGFRSCYAVAFGFVYEYRLFRSSVSLINGEAGTLEMQLRSVERDSATLVVSFAPYSVEAARVAEAAQEKGSKLIAITDSAVSPIALNADKVLIFSHESPSFFPSLVAATAITESLVAHLLALEGADAVEQLAIAEQSLHAKGAYVP, from the coding sequence ATGCCAGACAGTTTCGACCAGCTCGCCGCCCTGATCAGGGCGCGCTTTTCCGAACTGAGTCCGCAGTTCCAGATGGGAGCGGGTTTCCTGCTCGATCATCCCGACGAGGTCGCGGTCTCGTCCATGCGCAAAGTGGCCGAGCGTGCGCAGGTGCAACCGGCTTCGCTGGTGCGCCTGTCGCAGCAACTCGGTTTCCCCGGCTGGAACGAATTGCGCAACCTGTTCGTCGCGCGCGTGCGCACGCGGCCCGAAGCCCTGACCAGCCGCGCCCGCTCGCTGGTCAAATCGAAAGACGCGCTGGCTATCGATCTGCTGGCCGCGCAACAGCACAATCTCGCGGTCACCGCCGCGCACAACGGTCGCGCGATCGTGGAGGCGGCGCGCCTGTTACGGCGCGCGCCGCATGTGCATGTGGCCGGTTTCCGTTCCTGTTATGCGGTGGCTTTCGGGTTCGTCTACGAGTATCGGCTGTTCCGGTCGTCCGTGTCGCTGATCAACGGTGAAGCGGGCACGCTGGAAATGCAGTTGCGTTCGGTCGAGCGCGATAGTGCGACCCTCGTCGTCAGTTTTGCGCCGTATTCGGTGGAAGCGGCGCGCGTGGCCGAAGCCGCGCAGGAAAAAGGCAGCAAGCTGATCGCCATTACCGACAGCGCGGTCTCGCCGATCGCGCTGAATGCCGACAAGGTGCTGATCTTTTCGCACGAGAGCCCGTCGTTCTTTCCGTCGCTGGTGGCGGCGACCGCGATTACCGAATCGCTGGTCGCGCATCTGCTGGCGCTGGAAGGCGCCGACGCGGTCGAGCAGCTCGCCATCGCCGAGCAGTCGTTGCACGCCAAGGGCGCGTACGTCCCTTGA
- a CDS encoding amylo-alpha-1,6-glucosidase gives MQQPEALGGLSGGIDHHEPEPDGAFIPTENLNVASAAQHVLKSGDTFIVNDPLGDITGHDDGLFVNDTRVLSQLRLTFGGRAPSLLSGSVSSDNTSFTAHLTNRPLPPLGGDSTPEGVIHVERVRVLSGTVLNEAIELTNYGTSDATVPLSISFASDFRDMFEVRGLKRDKQGRIEPARIENREVLLGYLGLDDVARNVQIAFSPEPDKLFADRADYTVKLPAQACVSIYLSVAVQVVPQAGKPAAEVSQPTHAQSEAHMSQIDAERPRVGRAAVRAALVDAHLVMRERRRVTARVRSSNPLFNAWIDRSLADLGLLTTDLATGPYPYAGIPWFSTPFGRDAVITSLQTLWLQPQLAAGVLRFLAEHQARENSPFRDAAPGKIMHEMRKGEMAATGEVPFALYYGGVDTTPLFIVLAGAYAARTGDLALIDELWPALERAAQWVAGVCDKNRFGLLDYQRESDGGLANQGWKDSHDSVFHADGRFPDGPIALVEVQAYASAAFDTMAHFAKLRGLHEPAEHYSERAKKIRQCVEEKYWMEESGFYGIALDGHGELCRVMASNAGHLLAFGLPARERGEAVVRALDSTLFHTGWGVRTLAASQARFNPMAYHNGSVWPHDNALCARGLSRYGGKAAAVRLLQALFQAAVNFDMRLPELFCGFPRRRGEPPTAYPVACLPQAWAAGSPFMMLEACLGITIDAERREVLIEQPMLPEGIDWLEVGDLRVGDSSVSITFRRIGEKVVASAEQGDVRVVALL, from the coding sequence ATGCAGCAGCCAGAAGCCCTCGGCGGCCTTTCGGGCGGAATCGATCATCACGAACCCGAGCCGGACGGCGCATTCATCCCGACGGAAAATCTCAACGTCGCGAGCGCCGCCCAGCATGTGCTGAAGTCCGGCGACACCTTCATCGTCAACGATCCGCTCGGCGATATCACGGGCCACGACGACGGCCTGTTCGTCAACGACACGCGGGTGCTGTCGCAACTGCGGCTGACCTTCGGCGGCCGCGCGCCGTCGCTGTTGTCGGGCAGTGTCAGCAGCGACAACACGTCGTTCACCGCGCATCTGACCAATCGTCCGCTGCCGCCGCTCGGCGGCGACAGTACACCGGAGGGCGTGATCCACGTCGAGCGCGTGCGGGTGCTGTCGGGCACCGTGCTCAACGAAGCGATCGAACTCACCAATTACGGCACCAGCGACGCTACCGTGCCGCTGTCCATTTCGTTCGCCAGCGACTTCCGCGACATGTTCGAAGTGCGCGGCCTGAAGCGCGACAAGCAAGGCCGCATCGAACCCGCACGGATTGAAAACCGCGAGGTGCTGCTCGGCTATCTGGGTCTCGACGACGTGGCGCGCAACGTGCAGATCGCGTTCTCGCCGGAACCGGACAAGCTGTTCGCCGACCGTGCCGATTACACCGTCAAGCTGCCGGCGCAGGCGTGCGTGTCGATTTATCTGTCGGTGGCGGTGCAGGTCGTGCCGCAAGCGGGCAAGCCCGCCGCCGAAGTCTCCCAGCCCACTCACGCGCAGAGTGAAGCGCACATGTCGCAGATCGACGCGGAGCGTCCGCGCGTCGGCCGCGCCGCGGTGCGCGCCGCGCTGGTCGACGCCCACCTCGTGATGCGCGAGCGCCGTCGCGTGACCGCGAGGGTACGTTCGAGCAATCCGCTGTTCAACGCATGGATCGACCGTTCGCTCGCCGACCTGGGTCTACTGACCACGGACCTCGCCACCGGTCCGTATCCGTATGCCGGCATTCCGTGGTTCTCGACGCCGTTCGGTCGCGACGCCGTGATCACGTCGCTGCAGACGTTGTGGTTGCAGCCGCAACTGGCGGCCGGTGTGTTGCGTTTTCTCGCCGAGCATCAGGCGCGTGAAAACTCGCCGTTCCGCGACGCCGCGCCCGGCAAGATCATGCACGAAATGCGCAAGGGCGAAATGGCCGCCACGGGTGAAGTGCCGTTCGCGTTGTACTACGGCGGCGTCGACACTACGCCGCTGTTTATCGTGCTGGCCGGCGCCTACGCGGCACGCACGGGCGACCTCGCGCTGATCGACGAATTGTGGCCGGCGCTTGAGCGCGCGGCGCAGTGGGTCGCGGGCGTGTGCGACAAGAACCGTTTCGGCCTGCTCGACTATCAGCGCGAGTCGGACGGCGGTCTGGCGAATCAAGGTTGGAAAGACAGCCACGACTCGGTGTTTCATGCCGACGGCCGCTTTCCCGACGGCCCGATTGCGCTCGTCGAAGTGCAGGCCTACGCGAGCGCCGCGTTCGACACGATGGCGCACTTCGCGAAGCTGCGCGGCCTGCACGAACCGGCCGAGCACTACAGCGAACGCGCGAAAAAAATCCGTCAGTGCGTGGAAGAAAAGTACTGGATGGAAGAGTCCGGGTTCTACGGCATCGCGCTCGACGGTCACGGCGAACTGTGTCGCGTGATGGCGTCGAACGCGGGCCATCTGCTGGCCTTCGGTTTGCCTGCGCGGGAGCGCGGCGAAGCGGTGGTGCGCGCGCTCGACTCCACGCTGTTTCATACCGGCTGGGGCGTGCGCACGCTGGCCGCGAGCCAGGCGCGCTTCAACCCGATGGCGTATCACAACGGCTCGGTCTGGCCGCACGACAACGCGCTGTGCGCGCGCGGTCTGTCGCGCTACGGCGGTAAAGCGGCCGCCGTTCGGCTTCTGCAGGCGCTGTTCCAGGCGGCGGTGAATTTCGACATGCGTTTGCCCGAGCTGTTCTGCGGTTTTCCGCGGCGACGCGGCGAGCCGCCTACCGCGTATCCGGTTGCGTGTCTGCCGCAAGCCTGGGCAGCGGGCTCGCCGTTCATGATGCTCGAAGCGTGTCTGGGCATCACGATCGACGCCGAGCGCCGCGAAGTGCTGATCGAACAGCCGATGCTGCCCGAAGGCATCGACTGGCTCGAAGTCGGCGATCTGCGGGTCGGCGATTCGTCGGTGTCGATCACGTTCCGCCGCATTGGCGAGAAGGTGGTTGCGTCGGCCGAGCAGGGCGATGTGCGGGTGGTGGCGCTGTTGTAA
- the gltA gene encoding citrate synthase, producing the protein MNSKTHATLSFSDSDQTIDLPIYQGSLGPDVIDIRKLYGQTGKFTYDPGFMSTAACNSEITYIDGDKGELLYRGYPIDNLAQNADFLETCYLLLKGELPTAQQKEEFVETVTQHTMVHDQMHFFFRGFRRDAHPMAILVAAVGALSAFYHDSLDINNPLHRDISAVRMIAKLPTLVAMAYKYTVGQPFVYPKNELSYSANFMRMMFANPAEEYEVNDVLVRALDRILILHADHEQNASTSTVRLAGSSGANPFACIAAGIACLWGPAHGGANEAALNMLEEIGSVENIPEFIAKVKDKNSGVKLMGFGHRVYKNYDPRAKLMRETCYEVLEELGLHDDPLFKLAMALEKIALEDDYFVSRKLYPNVDFYSGIVQRALGIPTAMFTCIFAMARTVGWIAQWNEMIADPEQKIGRPRQLFVGETQREAKPLAQR; encoded by the coding sequence ATGAACTCGAAGACACACGCAACGCTGAGCTTTTCCGACAGCGACCAGACTATCGATCTGCCGATCTATCAAGGCTCGCTCGGGCCGGACGTAATCGACATCCGCAAGCTTTACGGCCAGACCGGCAAGTTCACGTACGACCCGGGCTTCATGTCGACGGCGGCCTGCAATTCGGAAATCACGTATATCGACGGTGACAAGGGCGAGCTGCTGTATCGCGGTTATCCGATCGACAATCTGGCGCAAAACGCCGACTTCCTCGAAACCTGCTATCTGCTGCTGAAAGGCGAATTGCCCACCGCGCAGCAGAAGGAAGAGTTCGTCGAGACCGTCACGCAGCACACGATGGTGCATGACCAGATGCATTTCTTCTTCCGCGGCTTCCGTCGCGACGCGCACCCGATGGCGATTCTGGTAGCGGCCGTCGGCGCGCTGTCGGCGTTCTATCACGACTCGCTCGATATCAACAATCCGCTGCATCGTGACATTTCCGCGGTTCGCATGATCGCGAAGCTGCCCACGCTGGTGGCGATGGCGTACAAGTACACCGTCGGTCAGCCGTTCGTTTATCCGAAGAACGAGCTGTCGTACAGCGCGAATTTCATGCGCATGATGTTCGCCAATCCGGCCGAAGAGTACGAGGTCAACGACGTGCTGGTGCGCGCGCTCGACCGTATCCTGATCCTCCACGCGGACCACGAACAGAACGCGTCGACCTCGACCGTGCGTCTGGCTGGTTCGTCGGGCGCGAATCCGTTCGCGTGTATCGCGGCCGGTATCGCGTGTTTGTGGGGGCCGGCACACGGCGGCGCGAACGAAGCCGCGCTGAACATGCTGGAAGAAATCGGCTCGGTCGAGAACATTCCCGAATTCATCGCGAAGGTGAAGGACAAGAACTCCGGCGTGAAGCTGATGGGTTTCGGTCACCGCGTCTACAAGAACTACGATCCGCGCGCCAAGCTGATGCGCGAAACCTGCTACGAAGTGCTGGAAGAACTGGGCCTGCACGACGACCCGCTGTTCAAGCTGGCCATGGCGCTGGAAAAGATCGCCCTGGAAGACGACTACTTCGTGTCGCGCAAGCTGTACCCGAACGTCGACTTTTACTCGGGTATCGTGCAGCGCGCGCTGGGTATTCCGACCGCGATGTTCACGTGCATCTTCGCGATGGCGCGTACGGTCGGCTGGATTGCGCAGTGGAACGAAATGATCGCCGATCCGGAACAGAAGATCGGTCGTCCGCGTCAGCTGTTCGTGGGCGAGACGCAACGTGAAGCGAAGCCGCTGGCACAGCGGTAA